One window of the Streptomyces sp. TS71-3 genome contains the following:
- a CDS encoding bifunctional methylenetetrahydrofolate dehydrogenase/methenyltetrahydrofolate cyclohydrolase — protein sequence MTAQILDGKAAAAAIKSDLTARVAALKEKGVLPGLGTLLVGDDPGSQKYVAGKHRDCAQVGIASIQRELPATASQEEIEAVVRELNADPACTGYIVQLPLPKGIDENRVLELMDPAKDADGLHPMNLGRLVLGEPAPLPCTPYGIIRLLRRHGVEIKGADVVVVGRGVTIGRPMPLLLTRRSENATVTQCHTGTRDLAAHLRRADIIVAAAGVPHLIKPEDVKAGAAVLDVGVSRDENGKIVGDVHPGVAEVAGWLSPNPGGVGPMTRAQLLVNVVESAERGAGGAAS from the coding sequence ATGACCGCCCAGATTCTCGATGGCAAGGCCGCCGCGGCCGCGATCAAGTCCGACCTGACCGCCCGCGTGGCGGCGCTCAAGGAGAAGGGCGTGCTGCCCGGCCTCGGCACGCTGCTGGTCGGCGACGACCCGGGCAGCCAGAAGTACGTCGCGGGCAAGCACCGCGACTGCGCCCAGGTCGGCATCGCCTCCATCCAGCGCGAGCTGCCCGCCACCGCCTCCCAGGAGGAGATCGAGGCGGTGGTCCGCGAGCTCAACGCCGACCCGGCCTGCACCGGCTACATCGTCCAACTGCCCCTCCCGAAGGGCATCGACGAGAACCGCGTGCTGGAGCTGATGGACCCCGCCAAGGACGCCGACGGCCTGCACCCCATGAACCTCGGCCGGCTGGTCCTCGGCGAGCCCGCCCCGCTGCCCTGCACCCCGTACGGGATCATCCGGCTGCTGCGCCGGCACGGCGTGGAGATCAAGGGCGCGGACGTCGTCGTGGTGGGCCGGGGCGTGACCATCGGCCGTCCGATGCCGCTGCTGCTCACCCGCCGCTCGGAGAACGCCACGGTCACCCAGTGTCACACCGGCACCCGCGACCTCGCCGCGCACCTGCGGCGGGCCGACATCATCGTGGCCGCCGCGGGCGTGCCGCACCTGATCAAGCCGGAGGACGTCAAGGCGGGCGCGGCGGTGCTCGACGTGGGCGTCTCCCGCGACGAGAACGGCAAGATCGTCGGGGACGTGCACCCCGGGGTCGCGGAGGTCGCCGGCTGGCTCTCCCCGAACCCCGGTGGCGTCGGCCCCATGACCCGGGCCCAGCTCCTGGTCAACGTCGTCGAGTCGGCCGAGCGCGGGGCCGGGGGTGCGGCGTCGTGA
- a CDS encoding DUF3017 domain-containing protein, with product MTGEPGAAGRTADAVETAEVAGTAAEGRTADAVGTGEAGRTAAAAGAAEAGRTAGGVGAAEAGTGTGAEPAPSGAGGGTETGTDSAAAPSAGARPQRSRRFPLFTKDTARPEGGGRAASGDAPAPARQWPVLTVLLLFGLGLLLTAFDFFRAGTLLAGLGLIGGALMRWALPSVGMLAVRSRFTDMVTYGVLGVVIALLAMMAQPHPWLEIPFLDDMLHFTIK from the coding sequence GTGACGGGCGAGCCCGGGGCGGCGGGACGCACGGCTGACGCGGTCGAGACGGCCGAGGTGGCCGGCACGGCAGCGGAGGGGCGCACGGCTGACGCGGTCGGCACCGGCGAGGCGGGGCGGACCGCTGCCGCGGCCGGTGCGGCCGAGGCGGGGCGGACGGCCGGCGGAGTCGGTGCGGCCGAGGCGGGGACGGGAACGGGCGCGGAGCCGGCGCCGTCCGGTGCGGGGGGCGGTACGGAGACGGGCACGGACAGTGCCGCCGCGCCGTCCGCCGGCGCGCGGCCGCAGCGCTCGCGCCGTTTCCCGCTGTTCACCAAGGACACCGCGCGCCCCGAGGGCGGCGGCCGTGCGGCGTCCGGGGACGCTCCGGCGCCGGCCCGCCAGTGGCCGGTGCTCACGGTGCTGCTGCTCTTCGGCCTCGGCCTCCTGCTGACCGCGTTCGACTTCTTCCGCGCCGGCACCCTGCTCGCCGGCCTCGGCCTGATCGGCGGCGCGCTGATGCGCTGGGCGCTGCCGTCGGTCGGCATGCTGGCGGTGCGCTCCCGCTTCACCGACATGGTCACCTACGGGGTGCTCGGTGTCGTGATAGCGCTCCTGGCGATGATGGCCCAGCCGCACCCCTGGCTGGAGATACCGTTCCTGGACGACATGCTGCACTTCACCATCAAGTGA